The following coding sequences lie in one Rutidosis leptorrhynchoides isolate AG116_Rl617_1_P2 chromosome 4, CSIRO_AGI_Rlap_v1, whole genome shotgun sequence genomic window:
- the LOC139844440 gene encoding two-component response regulator ARR2-like isoform X1, whose translation MNLGGGGSQILNQQSMIPTSSGASWKSSGVVSGSGGGDGAVPDQFPAGLRVLVVDDDPTCLMILEKMLRHCNYVVTRCNRAEVALNYLRENKNGWDVVISDVHMPDMDGFKLLEHIGLEMDLPVIMMSADDSKSVVMKGVTHGACDYLIKPVRIEALRNIWQHVVRKKKHEWKDFESSASADDQKPPEEPDYSSSANEGHNWKNAKRRKEAEDETDERDDSSSLKKPRVVWSVELHQQFVAAVNQLGIDKAVPKKILELMNVPGLTRENVASHLQTFHPHNSKNLVQKYRLYLRRLSGSQHPGGMTAGFIGGPDAGYSSISSLSALDLQALAASGQLGQLPPQSLATLQAAGLGRSNNSKSPISVSLTDQRNIFSFENPKSRYTEVQSQHLTNINNSSNGGKQMNLLPGIPTNMEPKQFANLRQSTQHSFGSMNNQILIQMGGQGQGQSQSQSQSQVQSNTNPHHGLMLPRGGVVDMSYNSVVSPTSSTVDFSGNHKTDSSGSAYSLGGSLGVPNLSTASSTQPRTGNLDAKLPGRAVVPSYDIFNDLNQNGLRDWGGLQDVGLTFDPSQHTVLGARTQHNESNVGQQSNTYVGDNSLRVKSESLHDESSHNMNNNTMYTEQYGQDDLLAAILKQQHQEAVGQPENEFGFDAYALDNLPV comes from the exons atGAATCTTGGTGGTGGTGGAAGTCAAATTCTAAACCAACAATCAATGATACCTACCTCAAGTGGTGCTTCTTGGAAGTCCTCCGGCGTTGTCTCCGGCTCCGGCGGTGGCGACGGTGCTGTCCCTGATCAGTTTCCGGCAGGTCTTCGTGTACTTGTTGTTGATGATGACCCAACTTGTCTTATGATCTTGGAAAAGATGCTTAGGCACTGCAACTATGTAG TGACTAGATGCAACAGAGCTGAAGTTGCTTTGAATTATTTGAGGGAAAATAAAAATGGATGGGATGTTGTGATAAGTGATGTTCATATGCCTGATATGGATGGATTTAAACTCCTTGAACACATTGGGCTTGAAATGGATCTCCCTGTTATAA TGATGTCAGCTGATGACAGCAAGAGTGTAGTTATGAAGGGTGTTACTCATGGGGCATGTGATTATTTAATAAAGCCCGTTCGTATCGAGGCATTACGTAATATATGGCAACACGTGGTTCGAAAAAAGAAACACGAGTGGAAAGATTTTGAGTCGTCAGCCAGTGCTGATGATCAGAAACCACCTGAAGAACCCGATTACTCCTCTTCCGCAAATGAAGGGCATAACTGGAAAAACGCAAAAAGGCGAAAAGAAGCGGAAGATGAAACTGATGAACGAGATGATTCTTCTTCATTAAAGAAGCCTCGAGTTGTTTGGTCCGTTGAACTCCATCAACAGTTTGTTGCAGCCGTTAATCAGCTTGGAATCGATA AGGCTGTCCCGAAAAAAATCCTCGAGTTGATGAATGTTCCCGGACTAACTCGAGAAAATGTTGCCAGTCACCTTCAA ACGTTTCATCCTCATAACTCCAAGAATTTGGTGCAGAAATACCGTCTTTATCTTAGAAGACTGAGCGGATCACAGCATCCAGGTGGAATGACAGCTGGCTTTATTGGTGGGCCCGATGCAGGTTACAGTTCAATTTCGTCACTCAGTGCACTTGATCTCCAAGCTCTAGCTGCAAGTGGTCAACTCGGTCAACTCCCTCCGCAAAGTCTCGCAACTCTTCAAGCTGCGGGTCTTGGAAGGTCAAACAACTCCAAGTCACCTATTTCCGTATCCCTTACGGATCAAAGAAACATTTTCAGCTTCGAAAACCCGAAGTCAAGATATACAGAAGTCCAAAGTCAACATttgactaatattaataatagtagtaatggtGGTAAGCAGATGAATTTGCTTCCCGGGATCCCTACAAACATGGAACCGAAGCAGTTCGCGAATTTGCGTCAGTCAACTCAACATTCTTTTGGAAGCATGAATAATCAAATTCTAATTCAAATGGGTGGTCAAGGTcaaggtcaaagtcaaagtcaaagtcaaagtcaagttCAGTCAAATACAAACCCTCATCATGGTTTAATGTTGCCACGTGGCGGAGTGGTTGACATGTCATACAATTCTGTGGTATCACCAACCTCGTCAACAGTGGATTTTTCGGGGAATCACAAAACTGATTCGTCTGGAAGTGCGTATTCTCTTGGGGGTAGTTTGGGAGTTCCAAATCTTTCTACTGCATCATCAACACAACCACGAACCGGGAACTTAGATGCAAAGCTCCCGGGACGAGCAGTAGTTCCAAGTTACGATATTTTCAATGATTTGAATCAAAATGGATTGCGTGATTGGGGTGGTTTACAAGATGTCGGTTTGACCTTTGACCCGTCTCAACATACAGTACTCGGAGCTAGAACCCAACATAATGAGTCAAACGTTGGTCAACAAAGTAACACTTATGTAGGTGACAATTCATTAAGGGTCAAATCCGAAAGTCTTCATGATGAAAGCTctcataatatgaataataatactaTGTATACCGAACAATATGGTCAAGATGATCTACTAGCAGCGATCTTAAAGCAA CAACATCAAGAAGCGGTTGGGCAGCCGGAAAACGAGTTTGGGTTTGATGCATATGCATTGGATAATCTACCTGTGTGA
- the LOC139844440 gene encoding two-component response regulator ARR2-like isoform X2, giving the protein MNLGGGGSQILNQQSMIPTSSGASWKSSGVVSGSGGGDGAVPDQFPAGLRVLVVDDDPTCLMILEKMLRHCNYVVTRCNRAEVALNYLRENKNGWDVVISDVHMPDMDGFKLLEHIGLEMDLPVIMMSADDSKSVVMKGVTHGACDYLIKPVRIEALRNIWQHVVRKKKHEWKDFESSASADDQKPPEEPDYSSSANEGHNWKNAKRRKEAEDETDERDDSSSLKKPRVVWSVELHQQFVAAVNQLGIDKAVPKKILELMNVPGLTRENVASHLQKYRLYLRRLSGSQHPGGMTAGFIGGPDAGYSSISSLSALDLQALAASGQLGQLPPQSLATLQAAGLGRSNNSKSPISVSLTDQRNIFSFENPKSRYTEVQSQHLTNINNSSNGGKQMNLLPGIPTNMEPKQFANLRQSTQHSFGSMNNQILIQMGGQGQGQSQSQSQSQVQSNTNPHHGLMLPRGGVVDMSYNSVVSPTSSTVDFSGNHKTDSSGSAYSLGGSLGVPNLSTASSTQPRTGNLDAKLPGRAVVPSYDIFNDLNQNGLRDWGGLQDVGLTFDPSQHTVLGARTQHNESNVGQQSNTYVGDNSLRVKSESLHDESSHNMNNNTMYTEQYGQDDLLAAILKQQHQEAVGQPENEFGFDAYALDNLPV; this is encoded by the exons atGAATCTTGGTGGTGGTGGAAGTCAAATTCTAAACCAACAATCAATGATACCTACCTCAAGTGGTGCTTCTTGGAAGTCCTCCGGCGTTGTCTCCGGCTCCGGCGGTGGCGACGGTGCTGTCCCTGATCAGTTTCCGGCAGGTCTTCGTGTACTTGTTGTTGATGATGACCCAACTTGTCTTATGATCTTGGAAAAGATGCTTAGGCACTGCAACTATGTAG TGACTAGATGCAACAGAGCTGAAGTTGCTTTGAATTATTTGAGGGAAAATAAAAATGGATGGGATGTTGTGATAAGTGATGTTCATATGCCTGATATGGATGGATTTAAACTCCTTGAACACATTGGGCTTGAAATGGATCTCCCTGTTATAA TGATGTCAGCTGATGACAGCAAGAGTGTAGTTATGAAGGGTGTTACTCATGGGGCATGTGATTATTTAATAAAGCCCGTTCGTATCGAGGCATTACGTAATATATGGCAACACGTGGTTCGAAAAAAGAAACACGAGTGGAAAGATTTTGAGTCGTCAGCCAGTGCTGATGATCAGAAACCACCTGAAGAACCCGATTACTCCTCTTCCGCAAATGAAGGGCATAACTGGAAAAACGCAAAAAGGCGAAAAGAAGCGGAAGATGAAACTGATGAACGAGATGATTCTTCTTCATTAAAGAAGCCTCGAGTTGTTTGGTCCGTTGAACTCCATCAACAGTTTGTTGCAGCCGTTAATCAGCTTGGAATCGATA AGGCTGTCCCGAAAAAAATCCTCGAGTTGATGAATGTTCCCGGACTAACTCGAGAAAATGTTGCCAGTCACCTTCAA AAATACCGTCTTTATCTTAGAAGACTGAGCGGATCACAGCATCCAGGTGGAATGACAGCTGGCTTTATTGGTGGGCCCGATGCAGGTTACAGTTCAATTTCGTCACTCAGTGCACTTGATCTCCAAGCTCTAGCTGCAAGTGGTCAACTCGGTCAACTCCCTCCGCAAAGTCTCGCAACTCTTCAAGCTGCGGGTCTTGGAAGGTCAAACAACTCCAAGTCACCTATTTCCGTATCCCTTACGGATCAAAGAAACATTTTCAGCTTCGAAAACCCGAAGTCAAGATATACAGAAGTCCAAAGTCAACATttgactaatattaataatagtagtaatggtGGTAAGCAGATGAATTTGCTTCCCGGGATCCCTACAAACATGGAACCGAAGCAGTTCGCGAATTTGCGTCAGTCAACTCAACATTCTTTTGGAAGCATGAATAATCAAATTCTAATTCAAATGGGTGGTCAAGGTcaaggtcaaagtcaaagtcaaagtcaaagtcaagttCAGTCAAATACAAACCCTCATCATGGTTTAATGTTGCCACGTGGCGGAGTGGTTGACATGTCATACAATTCTGTGGTATCACCAACCTCGTCAACAGTGGATTTTTCGGGGAATCACAAAACTGATTCGTCTGGAAGTGCGTATTCTCTTGGGGGTAGTTTGGGAGTTCCAAATCTTTCTACTGCATCATCAACACAACCACGAACCGGGAACTTAGATGCAAAGCTCCCGGGACGAGCAGTAGTTCCAAGTTACGATATTTTCAATGATTTGAATCAAAATGGATTGCGTGATTGGGGTGGTTTACAAGATGTCGGTTTGACCTTTGACCCGTCTCAACATACAGTACTCGGAGCTAGAACCCAACATAATGAGTCAAACGTTGGTCAACAAAGTAACACTTATGTAGGTGACAATTCATTAAGGGTCAAATCCGAAAGTCTTCATGATGAAAGCTctcataatatgaataataatactaTGTATACCGAACAATATGGTCAAGATGATCTACTAGCAGCGATCTTAAAGCAA CAACATCAAGAAGCGGTTGGGCAGCCGGAAAACGAGTTTGGGTTTGATGCATATGCATTGGATAATCTACCTGTGTGA
- the LOC139844440 gene encoding two-component response regulator ARR2-like isoform X3, with the protein MPDMDGFKLLEHIGLEMDLPVIMMSADDSKSVVMKGVTHGACDYLIKPVRIEALRNIWQHVVRKKKHEWKDFESSASADDQKPPEEPDYSSSANEGHNWKNAKRRKEAEDETDERDDSSSLKKPRVVWSVELHQQFVAAVNQLGIDKAVPKKILELMNVPGLTRENVASHLQTFHPHNSKNLVQKYRLYLRRLSGSQHPGGMTAGFIGGPDAGYSSISSLSALDLQALAASGQLGQLPPQSLATLQAAGLGRSNNSKSPISVSLTDQRNIFSFENPKSRYTEVQSQHLTNINNSSNGGKQMNLLPGIPTNMEPKQFANLRQSTQHSFGSMNNQILIQMGGQGQGQSQSQSQSQVQSNTNPHHGLMLPRGGVVDMSYNSVVSPTSSTVDFSGNHKTDSSGSAYSLGGSLGVPNLSTASSTQPRTGNLDAKLPGRAVVPSYDIFNDLNQNGLRDWGGLQDVGLTFDPSQHTVLGARTQHNESNVGQQSNTYVGDNSLRVKSESLHDESSHNMNNNTMYTEQYGQDDLLAAILKQQHQEAVGQPENEFGFDAYALDNLPV; encoded by the exons ATGCCTGATATGGATGGATTTAAACTCCTTGAACACATTGGGCTTGAAATGGATCTCCCTGTTATAA TGATGTCAGCTGATGACAGCAAGAGTGTAGTTATGAAGGGTGTTACTCATGGGGCATGTGATTATTTAATAAAGCCCGTTCGTATCGAGGCATTACGTAATATATGGCAACACGTGGTTCGAAAAAAGAAACACGAGTGGAAAGATTTTGAGTCGTCAGCCAGTGCTGATGATCAGAAACCACCTGAAGAACCCGATTACTCCTCTTCCGCAAATGAAGGGCATAACTGGAAAAACGCAAAAAGGCGAAAAGAAGCGGAAGATGAAACTGATGAACGAGATGATTCTTCTTCATTAAAGAAGCCTCGAGTTGTTTGGTCCGTTGAACTCCATCAACAGTTTGTTGCAGCCGTTAATCAGCTTGGAATCGATA AGGCTGTCCCGAAAAAAATCCTCGAGTTGATGAATGTTCCCGGACTAACTCGAGAAAATGTTGCCAGTCACCTTCAA ACGTTTCATCCTCATAACTCCAAGAATTTGGTGCAGAAATACCGTCTTTATCTTAGAAGACTGAGCGGATCACAGCATCCAGGTGGAATGACAGCTGGCTTTATTGGTGGGCCCGATGCAGGTTACAGTTCAATTTCGTCACTCAGTGCACTTGATCTCCAAGCTCTAGCTGCAAGTGGTCAACTCGGTCAACTCCCTCCGCAAAGTCTCGCAACTCTTCAAGCTGCGGGTCTTGGAAGGTCAAACAACTCCAAGTCACCTATTTCCGTATCCCTTACGGATCAAAGAAACATTTTCAGCTTCGAAAACCCGAAGTCAAGATATACAGAAGTCCAAAGTCAACATttgactaatattaataatagtagtaatggtGGTAAGCAGATGAATTTGCTTCCCGGGATCCCTACAAACATGGAACCGAAGCAGTTCGCGAATTTGCGTCAGTCAACTCAACATTCTTTTGGAAGCATGAATAATCAAATTCTAATTCAAATGGGTGGTCAAGGTcaaggtcaaagtcaaagtcaaagtcaaagtcaagttCAGTCAAATACAAACCCTCATCATGGTTTAATGTTGCCACGTGGCGGAGTGGTTGACATGTCATACAATTCTGTGGTATCACCAACCTCGTCAACAGTGGATTTTTCGGGGAATCACAAAACTGATTCGTCTGGAAGTGCGTATTCTCTTGGGGGTAGTTTGGGAGTTCCAAATCTTTCTACTGCATCATCAACACAACCACGAACCGGGAACTTAGATGCAAAGCTCCCGGGACGAGCAGTAGTTCCAAGTTACGATATTTTCAATGATTTGAATCAAAATGGATTGCGTGATTGGGGTGGTTTACAAGATGTCGGTTTGACCTTTGACCCGTCTCAACATACAGTACTCGGAGCTAGAACCCAACATAATGAGTCAAACGTTGGTCAACAAAGTAACACTTATGTAGGTGACAATTCATTAAGGGTCAAATCCGAAAGTCTTCATGATGAAAGCTctcataatatgaataataatactaTGTATACCGAACAATATGGTCAAGATGATCTACTAGCAGCGATCTTAAAGCAA CAACATCAAGAAGCGGTTGGGCAGCCGGAAAACGAGTTTGGGTTTGATGCATATGCATTGGATAATCTACCTGTGTGA